The Echinicola rosea genome has a segment encoding these proteins:
- a CDS encoding YdeI/OmpD-associated family protein: MKSISTTLEKFDSNLWQYHLPVPDDVATVFIEGGDRRVICEIATFRFHAALMKSKDYWFILLNSSLREKLGIQEREKVNINIEKDRSEFGHDMPEELQVLLDQDEEGNKYFRSLTMGKQRSLVYIVTKVKSSNSRLNKALAIVQHLKEVKGALDFKMLHEKIKYYNNLGK, encoded by the coding sequence ATGAAGTCCATCAGTACCACTTTGGAAAAATTCGACTCCAACCTTTGGCAATACCACTTGCCGGTACCTGATGATGTGGCCACTGTTTTTATAGAAGGAGGTGACCGACGGGTAATCTGTGAAATCGCCACTTTCCGTTTTCATGCCGCACTCATGAAAAGTAAGGATTATTGGTTTATTCTGCTCAATTCCTCCCTTAGGGAAAAACTCGGCATCCAAGAGAGGGAAAAAGTGAACATCAATATCGAAAAAGACCGGTCTGAGTTTGGTCATGACATGCCTGAGGAACTGCAAGTTCTCCTTGACCAAGATGAGGAAGGGAACAAGTATTTTCGCTCACTGACCATGGGCAAGCAAAGAAGCTTGGTTTACATCGTCACCAAGGTAAAAAGCAGTAACAGCCGATTGAACAAGGCCCTTGCCATCGTGCAACACCTAAAAGAAGTAAAGGGTGCCTTGGATTTTAAAATGCTCCATGAAAAAATCAAGTATTATAACAACTTGGGCAAATGA
- the gap gene encoding type I glyceraldehyde-3-phosphate dehydrogenase: MTKVNVAINGFGRIGRYVFKLLQQHSDINVVAINDLMDNTNLAHLLKYDSVHGKFQAEIIPQTNSLLVNGNNIHIYGEKSPKKLPWKELDVDIVLECTGRFVEKEKAEDHLKAGAKRVIISAPALGDVPTVVLGVNDDILTQTDPIVSNASCTTNCLAPMVKVLEEHFGIEKGFVSTVHSYTADQNLQDAPHRDLRRARAAACSIIPTTTNAAKAVELVIPEIKGKLHAMAYRVPVPDGSLTEMNVLLKRATTKEEINKTMFEAANTSMKGYIEYTEDPLVSVDIIGNPHSCIFDASLTEANGALIKIIGWYDNESGYANRVVDLIGKISLFDQN, encoded by the coding sequence ATGACCAAAGTCAATGTGGCCATAAATGGCTTCGGGCGGATCGGCCGCTATGTATTTAAGTTACTCCAGCAACATTCCGATATCAATGTAGTCGCCATCAATGACTTGATGGACAACACCAACTTAGCGCACTTGCTCAAGTATGATTCCGTCCATGGAAAATTTCAAGCAGAAATCATCCCCCAAACAAATTCCCTTCTTGTAAACGGCAACAACATTCACATCTATGGAGAGAAATCACCCAAAAAGCTTCCTTGGAAAGAACTGGATGTGGACATTGTCCTCGAATGTACTGGACGATTTGTAGAAAAGGAAAAAGCAGAAGACCACCTTAAGGCCGGTGCCAAACGTGTCATTATCTCCGCCCCGGCGTTGGGAGATGTGCCCACTGTCGTGCTCGGCGTGAACGATGATATCCTTACACAAACCGACCCTATCGTCTCCAATGCCTCCTGCACTACCAACTGCCTGGCACCTATGGTCAAGGTATTAGAGGAGCATTTTGGTATTGAAAAGGGTTTTGTCTCCACAGTCCATTCTTACACGGCCGACCAAAACCTACAAGACGCACCGCACCGAGACCTAAGGAGGGCACGTGCTGCGGCCTGTTCCATCATCCCCACCACCACAAATGCCGCTAAGGCTGTTGAGCTGGTCATCCCCGAAATTAAAGGAAAACTCCACGCCATGGCTTATAGAGTGCCCGTTCCGGATGGATCGCTTACCGAAATGAATGTGCTGCTAAAAAGAGCCACCACCAAGGAAGAAATCAACAAAACCATGTTTGAAGCAGCCAATACGAGCATGAAGGGGTATATTGAATACACAGAAGACCCTTTGGTGTCGGTGGACATCATCGGAAATCCCCATTCCTGTATTTTCGATGCCAGCCTCACCGAGGCCAATGGCGCCCTTATCAAAATCATCGGCTGGTATGATAATGAGTCAGGTTATGCAAACCGAGTAGTAGATCTCATTGGAAAAATCAGTCTTTTTGACCAAAATTAA
- a CDS encoding electron transfer flavoprotein subunit beta/FixA family protein, producing MKILVCITHVPDTTSKIQFTDDNTKFDKTGVQFIIGPYDDYALARAVELRDQSSGSLTVLNVGEAETEPTLRKALAIGADEAIRVNSFPSDSLFVASQIAHYAKEGGYDLILMGRESIDFNGGMVHGMVAEMLGMPSVSPVMKLDLEGDVASIAREIEGGKEYLEVKLPFVAGCQEPIAEWKIPNMRGIMSARSKPLNVVDPVSDEAATKTVGYELPPAKGSVKLIDKDNVEELVNLLQNDAKVL from the coding sequence ATGAAAATTCTGGTTTGTATTACACATGTACCGGATACCACATCCAAAATTCAATTTACAGATGATAACACCAAGTTTGATAAGACTGGTGTCCAATTTATTATAGGCCCATACGACGACTATGCTCTGGCAAGAGCTGTAGAACTCCGTGACCAATCGAGTGGAAGCCTCACGGTGCTCAATGTAGGAGAGGCAGAGACTGAACCCACTTTGCGTAAAGCTTTGGCAATCGGTGCAGACGAAGCAATAAGGGTGAATTCATTTCCTTCTGACTCACTATTTGTGGCGAGCCAAATTGCACATTATGCCAAGGAAGGAGGATATGACCTGATCCTCATGGGAAGAGAGTCTATTGATTTTAATGGCGGTATGGTGCATGGTATGGTAGCTGAAATGCTAGGAATGCCCTCTGTCTCTCCCGTAATGAAGCTGGACCTAGAAGGTGATGTGGCCAGTATCGCAAGGGAAATAGAAGGAGGAAAGGAATATTTAGAAGTGAAACTTCCTTTTGTGGCAGGTTGTCAAGAGCCTATAGCAGAATGGAAGATTCCTAATATGCGTGGGATCATGTCAGCCCGAAGCAAGCCACTGAATGTGGTGGATCCAGTCAGTGATGAAGCTGCTACAAAAACAGTGGGATATGAGCTTCCACCTGCAAAAGGGTCCGTTAAGCTTATCGATAAAGATAATGTCGAAGAATTGGTGAATTTGCTACAAAACGACGCTAAGGTCCTATAA
- a CDS encoding zinc-binding dehydrogenase: MKGLVLDQENASGITIKDVALPHLKPEEVKVKIKAAALNHRDEWCRQGKYPNIKNGIILGSDGAGVVEEVGEKVDKSWLGKEVIINAANFWGEDQAVQSSAFQILGMPSNGTLAEYVQVDASRLCQKPDHLSFEAAAALPLAGLTAFRAVFYHGSVKPDMKILVTGFGGGVAQFAAQYGIAAGAEVYVTSGSDEKLKTALELGVSGGFNYNDEEWVQQAVDKTDGFALIIDSAMGETFSDLIKALRPGGKLVFYGATLGNPPMLDARRVFWNQLTIQGTTMGSDRDFEGMVKYVAEQGISPVVDKVFEFSNAVEAFERMAAGKQTGKIVVKM, from the coding sequence ATGAAAGGACTTGTTTTAGATCAGGAGAATGCATCCGGAATCACTATTAAAGATGTGGCATTACCTCACTTAAAGCCTGAAGAGGTCAAAGTGAAAATAAAGGCTGCAGCTTTAAACCACCGAGATGAGTGGTGTCGTCAAGGGAAGTACCCCAATATCAAAAATGGAATCATTTTGGGATCTGACGGTGCAGGAGTAGTAGAGGAAGTAGGTGAAAAGGTGGACAAAAGTTGGCTTGGCAAGGAGGTCATTATCAATGCGGCCAATTTTTGGGGAGAGGATCAGGCTGTACAGTCTTCAGCATTTCAAATCCTCGGAATGCCAAGCAATGGAACACTTGCAGAATATGTGCAAGTAGATGCCTCCAGGTTATGCCAAAAGCCCGATCATTTGTCATTTGAAGCAGCAGCGGCATTGCCGTTGGCAGGCTTGACAGCATTTCGGGCGGTTTTTTATCATGGGTCGGTAAAGCCTGATATGAAAATCTTGGTTACCGGTTTCGGAGGAGGAGTGGCCCAGTTTGCAGCACAATATGGTATCGCCGCAGGTGCGGAAGTTTATGTGACCAGCGGGAGTGATGAAAAGTTAAAAACAGCATTGGAGCTGGGTGTTTCAGGAGGATTCAATTATAACGATGAGGAGTGGGTTCAGCAAGCGGTGGATAAAACAGACGGATTTGCATTGATCATCGATTCGGCCATGGGCGAGACTTTTTCCGACCTGATCAAAGCATTGCGTCCTGGTGGCAAATTGGTTTTTTATGGAGCCACGCTCGGTAATCCTCCGATGCTGGATGCAAGACGGGTCTTTTGGAACCAATTGACCATTCAGGGTACTACGATGGGAAGTGATAGGGATTTTGAAGGTATGGTGAAGTATGTCGCTGAGCAAGGGATTTCTCCCGTAGTGGACAAGGTCTTTGAATTTTCGAATGCTGTGGAGGCCTTCGAGCGAATGGCAGCAGGAAAGCAAACGGGGAAAATTGTGGTCAAAATGTAA
- a CDS encoding electron transfer flavoprotein subunit alpha/FixB family protein, producing MSILVYIEHTEGAIKKTSLEAVSYASALGEKEGKEVVAVALGKIEDSALAKAGSAGAKKVLHVADEKLNDGVIQAHASAVGQAFEQSGADTLVLAKSSLGDAVAARLSVKLKAGLASNVVALPEEDGGYKVRRSIYTGKAFTDTVITTDNKILAVKKNAVALKSDGADAAVETLEVALAEGDFAAKITSTDKATDEISLPEADIVVSGGRGLKGPENWNLIEDLAKAMGAATGCSKPVSDSGWRPHHEHVGQTGVKVAPSLYVAVGISGAIQHLAGVNASKYILVINKDPEAPFFKAADYGIVGDAFEILPKLTEALKAIK from the coding sequence ATGTCCATTTTAGTATATATAGAGCACACTGAAGGTGCAATTAAGAAAACATCATTAGAGGCGGTATCCTACGCCAGTGCCCTTGGTGAAAAAGAAGGAAAGGAAGTAGTGGCAGTGGCACTGGGAAAAATAGAGGACAGCGCCTTGGCCAAAGCAGGTTCTGCAGGGGCAAAAAAAGTACTGCATGTAGCGGACGAAAAACTCAATGATGGAGTGATTCAAGCGCATGCTAGTGCCGTGGGCCAGGCGTTTGAGCAATCAGGAGCTGATACTTTGGTACTGGCCAAATCTTCTTTGGGAGATGCTGTGGCAGCCCGGCTGTCAGTAAAGCTAAAGGCTGGATTGGCTTCTAATGTAGTCGCTTTACCAGAAGAAGATGGAGGCTATAAAGTAAGAAGAAGTATATACACTGGAAAGGCCTTTACCGATACGGTGATTACAACTGATAATAAGATTTTAGCGGTCAAGAAAAATGCAGTTGCCTTAAAATCCGACGGGGCAGATGCAGCTGTGGAAACGTTAGAGGTCGCATTGGCGGAAGGTGATTTTGCTGCCAAGATCACTTCTACCGATAAAGCAACTGACGAGATTTCATTGCCAGAGGCAGATATCGTCGTTTCTGGGGGCCGCGGTCTGAAGGGGCCAGAAAACTGGAACCTAATTGAAGATCTCGCCAAGGCGATGGGAGCGGCCACAGGATGTTCCAAGCCTGTTTCTGACAGCGGATGGAGACCCCACCATGAGCACGTAGGACAGACAGGTGTAAAAGTAGCGCCAAGTTTGTACGTGGCAGTTGGAATTTCAGGTGCTATTCAACATCTTGCAGGAGTAAATGCATCCAAATACATTTTGGTGATTAATAAAGACCCAGAGGCGCCATTTTTCAAGGCCGCTGATTACGGTATTGTAGGGGATGCTTTTGAGATTTTGCCAAAACTTACGGAGGCTTTAAAAGCAATAAAATAA
- a CDS encoding bifunctional nuclease family protein encodes MENTVELEILGLSSNHSQSGSFTLVMGETTGTRRLPIVIGMFEAQAIAIEIEKIVPNRPMTHDLFKSFASNFGFSVDHILVSDMREGVFYAKIVCKGAKNTVEIDARPSDAIAIAVRFEAPIFCEKKVMSEAAIEFNEEEEEKSGGKAKAEEKKVTSAKSKNQEPLKDYSLEKLNQLLDKAITNEDYEQAARIRDEINRRN; translated from the coding sequence GTGGAGAACACAGTTGAACTAGAAATATTAGGTTTATCATCAAATCATTCACAATCGGGATCATTCACACTGGTGATGGGAGAAACCACTGGGACGAGAAGGCTTCCTATTGTGATAGGGATGTTTGAGGCACAAGCTATCGCCATTGAGATAGAAAAGATTGTTCCCAATCGCCCCATGACCCATGATTTGTTTAAGTCATTTGCCAGTAATTTTGGATTTTCGGTGGATCACATTCTTGTATCAGATATGAGAGAGGGTGTTTTTTACGCTAAGATTGTCTGTAAGGGTGCCAAGAATACAGTGGAAATTGATGCGAGGCCTTCTGATGCCATTGCGATTGCGGTGCGCTTCGAAGCGCCAATATTCTGCGAGAAAAAGGTGATGTCCGAAGCTGCCATTGAATTCAATGAGGAGGAAGAAGAGAAAAGTGGAGGAAAGGCCAAAGCGGAAGAGAAGAAAGTTACCTCTGCCAAATCCAAAAACCAAGAGCCCCTGAAGGATTATAGTCTCGAAAAGCTCAATCAACTACTTGATAAGGCGATTACCAATGAAGATTACGAGCAGGCTGCTCGCATTAGGGATGAGATAAACCGGAGAAATTAA
- the dnaB gene encoding replicative DNA helicase, which produces MAERNTAGRERNPLRRKNNLEQNMVGGVGKIPPQAIDLEEAVLGALMLEKEAITAVVDILKPDSFYKDAHREIYDAILQLFNESEPIDLLTVTNKLRKNGKLEVAGGAYYITELTSKISSAANIEYHARIITEMAMKRHMIRICSEIQKEAYEETTDVFELLDTMEQSLFEVSENNIRKNYADMKSIMREAITELEGKKDLADGLTGVPSGFTALDRVTSGWQKSDLVIIAARPAMGKTAFVLSVLRNASVDHSRPVAIFSLEMSAVQLVNRLISSEAELDSEKIKKGNLADYEWEQLIHKTSKLSSAPLFVDDTPALSILELRAKCRRLKAQSDIQMIVIDYLQLMSGDSKASASGNREQEISSISRALKKIAKELEVPVIALSQLSRAVETRGGDKRPQLSDLRESGAIEQDADIVMFLYRPEYYGINEDEEGNSTMGTGEVIIAKHRSGSLETVKLRFIGKYTKFTDLDLNVPYQPQGQEAMYGNKFPSAAGGKGFDDSNMIRIQSKANGPDEEDGFPGGMGSNEPAPF; this is translated from the coding sequence ATGGCAGAGAGAAACACCGCAGGAAGGGAGCGCAATCCGCTCCGGAGAAAAAACAACTTAGAGCAAAATATGGTAGGCGGCGTAGGAAAGATTCCCCCGCAGGCTATCGATTTGGAAGAGGCCGTGCTTGGCGCATTGATGCTGGAAAAAGAAGCGATCACTGCCGTGGTGGATATTCTTAAGCCGGACAGTTTTTATAAAGATGCCCACCGGGAAATCTATGATGCCATCTTACAACTTTTTAACGAAAGTGAACCGATTGATTTGCTTACCGTAACCAACAAGCTCCGAAAGAATGGAAAGCTTGAGGTGGCAGGAGGGGCTTACTACATCACCGAACTGACCTCAAAGATTTCTTCCGCAGCCAATATTGAATACCATGCTCGGATCATCACCGAGATGGCGATGAAGCGTCATATGATCCGCATCTGTTCTGAAATTCAAAAAGAGGCCTATGAGGAGACGACGGACGTGTTTGAGCTGTTGGATACCATGGAACAATCGCTGTTTGAGGTGTCCGAGAACAATATCAGAAAGAATTACGCTGACATGAAATCCATTATGCGTGAGGCTATTACGGAGCTGGAAGGTAAGAAAGACCTCGCTGATGGGCTTACTGGTGTGCCGAGTGGCTTTACGGCTTTGGATAGGGTGACTTCAGGATGGCAAAAATCAGATTTGGTCATTATAGCTGCCCGTCCTGCGATGGGTAAAACGGCTTTCGTGCTTTCTGTACTTCGGAATGCCTCCGTGGACCATAGCAGACCAGTGGCCATATTTTCCCTGGAGATGTCAGCGGTCCAGTTGGTAAACCGTCTGATTTCTTCAGAAGCAGAATTGGACTCGGAGAAGATCAAAAAAGGAAATTTGGCCGATTATGAATGGGAGCAGCTGATCCATAAGACAAGTAAGCTTTCTTCGGCGCCTTTGTTTGTGGATGATACGCCGGCCTTGTCCATTTTGGAGCTTCGTGCAAAATGTCGCCGACTGAAGGCCCAGAGTGATATCCAGATGATCGTAATTGACTACCTTCAGCTAATGTCTGGTGATTCCAAGGCCAGTGCAAGCGGTAACCGTGAGCAGGAGATTTCCAGTATTTCTAGAGCACTTAAGAAAATTGCAAAGGAACTTGAAGTACCAGTGATTGCCCTTTCACAGCTGTCAAGGGCAGTGGAAACACGAGGAGGAGACAAGCGGCCACAGTTGTCCGATCTGAGGGAATCTGGAGCGATCGAACAGGATGCGGATATTGTCATGTTCCTGTATCGTCCAGAATACTATGGTATCAACGAGGATGAAGAAGGCAACAGTACCATGGGGACAGGAGAGGTGATTATTGCCAAGCACCGGAGTGGCTCTTTGGAGACCGTCAAGCTGCGGTTTATTGGTAAATATACCAAGTTTACGGACTTGGACCTGAATGTACCTTACCAGCCACAAGGCCAGGAAGCTATGTATGGCAATAAATTTCCAAGTGCTGCGGGTGGAAAGGGATTTGACGATTCGAACATGATCAGGATCCAGAGTAAAGCCAATGGTCCAGATGAGGAGGATGGCTTCCCCGGAGGTATGGGGAGCAATGAGCCTGCTCCTTTCTAG
- a CDS encoding tetratricopeptide repeat protein, protein MASASRIELLQQFIKDEPDNPFNLYALALEYQNSDMNKAVSYFDQLLDKHPEYLPTYFHAAAANADMEEIEKALSIYKSGIELAETQNDQHALRELKNAFQNFLFENDLDE, encoded by the coding sequence ATGGCGAGTGCATCACGAATCGAATTATTGCAGCAATTTATAAAAGATGAACCCGACAATCCATTCAACCTCTATGCCCTGGCACTGGAATATCAAAACAGTGATATGAATAAAGCGGTAAGTTATTTTGATCAACTGTTGGACAAGCACCCAGAATACCTTCCTACCTACTTCCATGCCGCAGCTGCAAATGCAGACATGGAGGAAATAGAAAAGGCACTTTCTATCTACAAATCAGGAATCGAGCTTGCCGAAACCCAAAATGATCAGCACGCACTAAGAGAGCTCAAAAATGCCTTTCAAAATTTCTTGTTCGAAAATGACCTTGATGAATAA
- a CDS encoding cation diffusion facilitator family transporter, translating to MSHHHHHHGHQNIKLAFFLNLSFTVLEFFGGLYVNSVAIISDALHDLGDSLSLGLSWYLARKANKKATQTFTFGYKRFSLLGALINGLILFAGSLFIIKEAVTRIIHPEPSDAQGMMIFAIIGVLVNGFAAYRLSHGKTLNEKVISWHLLEDVLGWAAVLVASIVMLFVDTPYIDPVLSLLITLYILWNVIKRLKETLMIFLQASPSEINEKEIKGKLLQLHHVQSLHHVHIWSLDGEKHVFTAHIKLKEVQGLDEVLALKKTLKKILKDYPFSHHTIEVELPGEQCAMEPMEKD from the coding sequence ATGTCGCACCATCACCATCACCATGGACACCAAAACATTAAGCTGGCGTTTTTTCTAAATCTGAGCTTTACCGTTTTGGAATTTTTCGGCGGGTTATACGTCAACAGCGTTGCGATTATCTCGGATGCACTCCACGATTTGGGCGATAGCCTTTCATTAGGACTTTCGTGGTACCTTGCCCGTAAGGCAAATAAAAAAGCAACCCAAACGTTCACCTTTGGATACAAAAGGTTTTCCCTTCTAGGTGCATTGATAAACGGGCTTATCCTGTTTGCAGGATCGCTCTTTATCATCAAAGAAGCAGTCACCCGCATCATCCACCCAGAACCATCGGATGCACAAGGCATGATGATCTTTGCCATCATCGGTGTATTGGTCAATGGATTTGCTGCTTATCGCTTGAGCCATGGAAAGACCTTGAACGAAAAAGTGATTTCGTGGCATCTTTTGGAAGATGTACTGGGTTGGGCGGCTGTGCTGGTGGCTTCTATCGTGATGCTTTTTGTCGATACCCCCTATATTGACCCTGTACTTTCCCTACTGATCACCTTATATATCCTTTGGAATGTCATCAAAAGACTGAAAGAAACCCTAATGATTTTCTTACAGGCCAGCCCCAGTGAAATCAATGAAAAAGAAATCAAAGGAAAGTTACTCCAACTTCACCATGTCCAATCCCTTCACCATGTCCACATCTGGTCACTGGACGGTGAAAAACACGTCTTCACTGCTCATATTAAGCTCAAAGAAGTACAGGGCTTAGATGAAGTACTCGCACTAAAGAAGACCTTAAAAAAAATCCTCAAGGATTACCCCTTTTCCCACCACACCATCGAGGTGGAACTCCCAGGTGAGCAATGTGCCATGGAGCCAATGGAAAAAGACTAA